One genomic segment of Pedobacter endophyticus includes these proteins:
- a CDS encoding rhamnogalacturonan acetylesterase, with protein MKTTIYKTTAAIILVALFSFSNQKKQTSLYIIGDSTAANKEAKAYPETGWGMELQAFFNSDVKVDNRALNGRSTKSFRAEGRWQPIFDNLKKGDYVFIEFGHNDEKVDKPAVGVSLANFKVNLINYVNETRSKKAIPVLLTPISRRTFKDGVLIDSHGDYPKITRQVADSLKVPLIDMLVKTESLLTRLGDAGSIKLFNHVDSGHVNYPQGKKDDTHLSPAGAKQVAGLVVQGIQELKLGLAKRLARD; from the coding sequence ATGAAAACTACAATCTACAAAACAACTGCTGCCATAATTCTTGTGGCTTTATTCTCATTCTCCAACCAAAAAAAGCAAACATCGCTTTACATTATTGGCGATTCTACAGCGGCGAACAAAGAAGCAAAGGCATATCCCGAAACAGGTTGGGGTATGGAGTTACAGGCGTTTTTTAATAGCGACGTTAAAGTAGATAACAGGGCGCTCAATGGAAGAAGTACCAAATCATTTCGGGCGGAGGGACGTTGGCAACCCATTTTCGACAACCTGAAAAAAGGCGACTATGTTTTTATTGAGTTTGGCCATAACGATGAAAAAGTTGATAAACCCGCAGTTGGCGTTTCCTTAGCTAATTTTAAAGTCAACCTTATTAATTATGTCAACGAAACGAGAAGTAAAAAAGCAATTCCGGTTTTGCTTACGCCGATTTCGAGAAGAACCTTTAAAGATGGAGTACTCATCGATTCGCATGGCGATTATCCAAAAATTACGCGACAAGTAGCCGATTCGCTAAAAGTTCCGCTTATTGACATGTTGGTTAAAACCGAAAGCTTGTTAACCCGTCTGGGCGATGCAGGGTCGATAAAGTTATTTAATCATGTCGACTCAGGGCATGTAAATTATCCGCAGGGGAAAAAAGATGATACCCATTTGAGTCCGGCGGGGGCAAAGCAGGTTGCAGGCTTGGTTGTGCAAGGGATTCAGGAATTAAAATTGGGCTTGGCGAAAAGGTTAGCCAGAGATTAA
- a CDS encoding SusC/RagA family TonB-linked outer membrane protein: MSRVLLLLAFLSFFGSSVVKAQNRQLTGTIKDKADGQPLVGVSITIKDSKTGASTDGNGVFKISIPSKGAVLTFTYIGYKTKTIGVTDQSKLDLTLEEDANTLQEVTVNVGYGVVRKKDLTGAVSSVGADVIAAAPVSSALEAIQGRVAGVNIASTEGSPDAEMVVRVRGGGSITGDNSPLYIVDGFPVASIADIAPQDIETIDILKDASSTAIYGSRGANGVILVTTKNSKDGKTTIAYNVFTGVKNLANKLDVLSPLDYVTWQYERSLLDNSPIDYTQYFGNYQDIDLYGNVPTNDWQEIVFGRTGTTFNQNLNISGGGEKTKYSLSHSYVKDKAIMQLSDFERQNVNFKLNHKLYDRLTLDFGFRYANTKIKGGGANEQNEVSSADSRLKNAMIYPPFPVPGLTTTTETDDEFNLYSPLISISDNDQYIQRKTYNLNGAVSWDIIDNLRLRTEVGYDGYRNDQDRFYGTTTYYVRNVPSAENQNLPALILTNSNRNSFRNTNTLNYNFSKILGKDHNLTALLGQEFIKTELDILTNVVHGFPESFGFQDARKLSTQGKANSIDNNFSPDDKLLSFFGRANYDYLGKYLISATFRADGSSKFSPGNQWGYFPSVSAAWRISQEEFMQGTKSWLSDLKLRASYGTAGNNNIPPGQMNQTFQNSVTTWVNGFNNYWAASKTMANPDLKWETTVTKNLGLDFTLFDAKVTGTIDAYLNRTKDLLLQFPVAGTGYDFQYRNIGETQNKGLEFSLNWNAIRKTNFDLSFSANINFNRNKIISLGAIKNINGTSGWASTEINVDYLVEEGASVGRIYGYRNAGRYEVSDFTGYNATTNTWTLKPGIVNGSEFLGTIRPGTMKIEDLSGDGKIDLSDRTVIGNANPLNTGGFSVNSRIYGFDIGAYFNWSYGNDVYNANKIEYTSTSKYSSRNMLSIMESGNRWTNLRADGTLSNDPTELAAMNANTTLWSPYMKTFVLSDWAVEDGSFLRLSTLTLGYTLPARISSKLKMKKLRLYASAYNLWLLTDYTGFDPEVSTRRRTNLTPGVDYSAYPKSKSFVFGLNVNF, translated from the coding sequence ATGAGCAGAGTTTTACTCTTATTGGCATTTCTCTCTTTTTTTGGTTCGTCTGTAGTAAAAGCACAAAACAGACAGCTTACCGGAACAATAAAAGATAAAGCCGACGGGCAACCTTTAGTTGGCGTTAGCATTACCATTAAAGATTCGAAAACCGGCGCCAGCACCGACGGAAACGGTGTTTTTAAAATCAGCATTCCCTCAAAAGGTGCTGTTCTTACCTTTACCTACATCGGATATAAAACGAAAACTATCGGCGTAACGGACCAATCCAAATTGGATTTAACCTTAGAAGAAGATGCAAATACCTTGCAGGAGGTTACGGTAAATGTGGGTTACGGCGTAGTACGGAAGAAAGATTTAACGGGTGCAGTATCATCTGTTGGGGCCGATGTAATTGCAGCGGCGCCCGTTTCATCAGCGTTGGAAGCCATTCAAGGCCGTGTTGCTGGGGTTAATATCGCTTCAACCGAAGGTTCTCCCGATGCAGAAATGGTAGTTAGGGTAAGGGGCGGTGGCTCTATTACCGGCGACAATTCTCCGCTGTATATTGTAGATGGATTTCCGGTGGCTTCAATTGCTGATATTGCACCGCAGGATATTGAAACGATAGACATTTTAAAGGATGCATCATCGACGGCTATTTATGGTTCGCGGGGTGCAAACGGGGTAATTTTGGTAACAACAAAGAACAGTAAAGATGGCAAAACAACAATTGCCTACAATGTTTTTACGGGCGTTAAAAATTTAGCGAACAAGTTAGATGTTTTATCTCCCCTTGATTATGTTACCTGGCAGTACGAACGTTCGTTGTTAGATAACTCGCCAATTGATTACACGCAGTACTTTGGCAACTATCAAGATATCGATCTGTATGGAAATGTGCCGACAAACGATTGGCAGGAAATTGTTTTTGGCCGTACGGGAACTACATTCAACCAGAACCTGAACATTAGTGGCGGCGGCGAAAAAACCAAATATAGCCTTAGCCATAGTTATGTAAAGGACAAAGCGATTATGCAACTTTCTGATTTTGAAAGGCAGAATGTAAATTTTAAGCTCAACCATAAATTATACGATAGGCTGACCCTCGATTTCGGGTTTAGATATGCCAACACAAAAATTAAAGGCGGCGGTGCAAACGAACAAAACGAGGTTTCGTCGGCCGATTCTCGCCTCAAAAATGCGATGATTTATCCGCCATTCCCCGTACCGGGCTTAACCACTACGACCGAAACCGACGACGAGTTTAACTTATACAGTCCTTTAATTTCTATTTCTGATAACGACCAATATATCCAACGTAAAACCTATAACCTAAATGGTGCGGTTAGCTGGGATATTATTGATAATTTAAGGCTCCGCACGGAGGTCGGTTACGATGGCTACCGGAACGATCAGGATCGTTTTTATGGTACAACAACCTATTACGTGCGAAATGTGCCCTCGGCCGAAAATCAAAACCTTCCGGCCCTTATTCTTACCAATTCCAATAGAAACAGTTTCAGAAATACCAACACGTTAAACTATAATTTTAGTAAAATTTTAGGTAAAGACCACAACCTAACTGCTTTGCTTGGGCAGGAATTTATAAAAACTGAACTGGACATTTTAACAAACGTGGTTCACGGGTTTCCAGAGTCATTCGGTTTTCAGGATGCTAGAAAATTATCTACGCAAGGAAAAGCCAATTCGATTGATAACAATTTTTCGCCTGATGATAAATTGCTTTCATTTTTCGGACGGGCAAACTACGATTACCTGGGCAAGTACTTAATCAGTGCAACTTTTAGGGCCGATGGTTCGTCGAAATTCTCGCCGGGCAATCAATGGGGTTATTTCCCATCAGTTTCTGCCGCCTGGCGCATTTCTCAGGAAGAGTTTATGCAGGGCACAAAATCGTGGCTTAGCGATTTAAAGTTGAGGGCCAGTTATGGTACTGCCGGAAATAACAATATCCCGCCGGGACAGATGAACCAAACCTTCCAAAATTCGGTTACCACTTGGGTAAATGGCTTTAACAACTATTGGGCAGCCTCTAAAACGATGGCCAATCCCGATTTGAAATGGGAAACCACCGTTACCAAAAATTTAGGTTTGGATTTTACTTTGTTCGATGCAAAAGTTACCGGTACTATTGATGCTTATCTAAACCGAACAAAAGATTTGTTGCTTCAATTCCCAGTTGCTGGTACAGGTTACGATTTTCAATACCGCAACATCGGCGAAACGCAGAATAAGGGGCTCGAATTCTCGCTGAACTGGAACGCGATCAGAAAGACGAATTTCGATTTATCATTTTCTGCAAACATCAACTTCAACAGAAATAAAATAATTTCGTTAGGTGCAATTAAAAACATCAACGGCACATCCGGCTGGGCTTCAACGGAGATCAATGTCGATTATTTAGTAGAGGAAGGCGCTTCAGTGGGCAGAATTTACGGTTACCGCAACGCCGGCAGATACGAAGTGTCGGATTTTACTGGCTATAATGCGACAACAAACACGTGGACGTTAAAGCCGGGCATCGTAAATGGTTCTGAGTTTTTAGGCACCATCAGGCCGGGAACAATGAAAATCGAAGATCTCTCTGGTGATGGCAAAATTGATTTATCAGACCGTACCGTTATCGGCAATGCAAATCCGCTAAATACCGGAGGATTTTCTGTCAATTCGAGAATTTACGGCTTCGATATTGGCGCCTACTTTAACTGGAGCTACGGAAACGATGTGTACAATGCCAATAAAATCGAATACACCTCAACCAGTAAATACAGCTCTCGAAACATGCTCTCGATCATGGAATCGGGCAACCGCTGGACGAACCTTCGTGCTGATGGAACGCTCAGCAACGACCCAACCGAGCTTGCTGCCATGAATGCCAATACCACTTTATGGTCGCCATACATGAAAACCTTTGTGCTGAGCGATTGGGCGGTAGAAGATGGATCGTTTTTACGTTTATCTACCTTAACGCTGGGCTATACGTTGCCGGCAAGAATTTCGAGCAAACTTAAAATGAAAAAGCTGCGCCTTTATGCCTCGGCATATAATTTATGGCTGCTAACAGATTATACAGGCTTTGATCCCGAGGTTTCGACCAGGCGCAGAACAAACCTAACGCCCGGTGTAGATTATTCGGCTTATCCAAAAAGCAAATCGTTTGTATTTGGTTTAAATGTTAATTTTTAG
- a CDS encoding LacI family DNA-binding transcriptional regulator, whose translation MRFETSTIKDIAKALGLSTSTVSRALRDRYEISEETKKLVLAYAEKVNYRANPIARSLKERRSYSIGIIVSEIANNFFSQVINGIESIAYDKDYHVIISQSHESYKQEKLNVEHLASRSIDGLLIALSSETQDIDYLRDLYGKGLPIVFFDRVPEDFETHKVIANNFKGAFDATEHLILSGKRKIAHLTNSENLSITKERLKGYQAALAKYHIEFNPDLVKYCQHGGMHSAELEQAVKALIPLSPDGIFIASDRLTTGCIMALKKTNPEVAHKIAIAGFTNSSVVELFSPSLTSVKQPAFEMGQVATELLISMIEAKRPVTEFETKVLDTELVRKQKSLGNRFL comes from the coding sequence ATGAGATTTGAAACTTCTACCATAAAAGATATTGCTAAAGCACTGGGCCTGTCTACCTCGACAGTTTCGAGGGCTTTAAGAGACCGTTACGAAATTAGTGAAGAAACAAAAAAGCTCGTTTTGGCGTATGCTGAGAAGGTAAATTACAGGGCCAACCCCATTGCCCGAAGTTTAAAGGAACGCCGAAGCTACTCGATCGGGATCATCGTTAGCGAAATTGCCAACAACTTTTTTTCGCAGGTAATTAACGGCATCGAGTCGATTGCCTACGACAAGGATTATCATGTAATTATTTCTCAAAGCCACGAATCGTACAAACAGGAAAAGCTGAACGTTGAGCATCTGGCATCGAGATCGATTGACGGCTTGTTGATTGCCTTATCATCAGAAACGCAAGACATCGATTACCTCCGCGATTTGTATGGCAAAGGTTTGCCCATCGTTTTTTTCGATCGTGTGCCCGAAGATTTTGAAACCCACAAAGTAATTGCCAATAATTTTAAAGGCGCTTTTGATGCCACAGAACATTTGATTTTATCGGGAAAGCGGAAAATTGCGCACTTAACCAATTCAGAGAATCTTTCTATTACAAAGGAGCGCTTAAAAGGATACCAGGCGGCTCTGGCCAAATATCATATCGAATTTAACCCCGATTTGGTGAAATATTGCCAACATGGGGGCATGCATAGCGCCGAACTCGAGCAAGCGGTTAAAGCACTGATACCGCTCAGCCCCGATGGTATTTTTATTGCCAGCGACAGACTTACCACGGGCTGTATTATGGCCCTAAAGAAAACAAACCCCGAGGTTGCCCATAAAATTGCAATTGCCGGTTTTACCAATTCGAGCGTTGTCGAACTGTTTTCGCCCTCGCTAACCTCAGTAAAGCAACCCGCTTTTGAAATGGGGCAGGTGGCTACAGAATTGCTGATTTCGATGATTGAAGCCAAACGACCAGTAACAGAATTTGAAACAAAGGTTTTGGATACTGAACTCGTGAGGAAACAAAAGAGTTTGGGCAACAGGTTTTTGTAG
- a CDS encoding RagB/SusD family nutrient uptake outer membrane protein has translation MKKVIYTLFILTGLTLVTSCKKVLDAPTKSSLDESVIFSTPGLAEGAIAGIIQSFGETNSYRGRFLVYYGINNDTEVSNSLKATGDDKSRLSNYNANVNNGQMNTDNNAWAKFYEGIERANLAIRGIRTYGKVESNAQMAQILGEILTLRAVLYNDLIKGWGDVPARFEPITTATTYLPRSDRDVIYKQLLADLDEAAGYLPWPNDNATTSNVERVNKAFAKGLRARLALAAGGYAQRLDGTVHLSTDPDLAPAKMYAIAKTECLDIINSNKLRLLGFEEVFRKLNEEAGQAGLESMWEIPFSEGRGRVIFDLGVKHLKTDKYTGQNKGGTNGPNPIMLYEYEPGDVRRSVTVVPYEWDGGTGETGGYQVPSSLGRLYFGKYRYEWMKRRVTSTNDDGLNWMYMRYADVVLMAAEAVNELDGPAAAAPYLKMIRDRAFPNDAAKVTAFMTTATASKAAFFNAIVNERALEFTGEMLRKGDLIRWNLLGTKIAEAKIKLQQLENRQGKYANLPAKIYYKTAANGETVDIYGLNFGDTDAQGVALGYTSSKTWTMVSTGDASTFWDALAVKDPNAQQVWPIWQVFLDSSNGLLNNKNLNL, from the coding sequence ATGAAAAAAGTAATATATACATTATTCATCCTTACCGGCCTTACTTTGGTAACGAGCTGTAAAAAGGTGCTCGATGCCCCAACAAAGTCATCGCTTGATGAATCTGTAATTTTCTCTACCCCGGGGCTGGCCGAAGGCGCCATTGCAGGCATTATCCAATCGTTTGGCGAGACCAACTCCTATCGCGGTCGTTTTTTGGTTTATTACGGAATTAACAACGATACCGAGGTAAGTAACAGCTTAAAGGCAACCGGCGATGACAAATCGCGGTTATCTAATTACAACGCCAATGTAAACAACGGGCAAATGAATACCGATAACAATGCCTGGGCAAAGTTTTACGAGGGCATTGAGCGGGCAAATTTGGCCATACGCGGTATAAGGACTTATGGCAAGGTAGAAAGCAACGCCCAAATGGCGCAAATACTTGGCGAAATACTCACTTTAAGGGCCGTGCTGTATAACGATTTAATTAAAGGTTGGGGCGATGTACCGGCCCGTTTTGAGCCCATTACTACGGCAACCACTTATCTGCCCCGAAGCGATAGAGATGTAATTTACAAACAGCTACTGGCCGATTTAGATGAAGCAGCGGGTTATTTGCCATGGCCGAACGATAATGCCACAACCAGCAATGTAGAGCGTGTAAACAAGGCCTTTGCTAAAGGGTTAAGGGCACGTTTGGCGCTTGCCGCGGGCGGTTATGCACAACGCCTCGATGGAACCGTACACTTAAGTACCGATCCTGATTTGGCTCCTGCTAAAATGTACGCCATTGCAAAAACAGAATGTCTGGATATTATCAACAGCAATAAATTGAGATTATTGGGGTTTGAAGAAGTGTTTAGAAAGCTGAATGAGGAAGCCGGACAGGCGGGCTTAGAATCGATGTGGGAAATTCCATTTAGCGAAGGCAGGGGAAGGGTAATTTTCGACCTTGGCGTAAAGCACTTAAAAACCGATAAATATACCGGACAAAATAAAGGCGGAACGAACGGACCGAACCCGATTATGTTGTACGAATATGAGCCGGGAGACGTAAGGAGAAGCGTTACCGTGGTGCCTTACGAATGGGATGGCGGAACGGGTGAAACTGGTGGATATCAAGTGCCATCGAGCCTAGGCCGTTTGTATTTCGGTAAGTATCGTTACGAATGGATGAAAAGAAGAGTAACATCTACCAATGATGATGGTTTAAACTGGATGTACATGCGTTATGCCGACGTGGTTTTAATGGCTGCGGAGGCCGTTAACGAACTGGATGGGCCTGCAGCTGCGGCACCGTATTTGAAAATGATCCGCGATCGTGCTTTTCCTAACGATGCCGCCAAGGTTACCGCTTTTATGACCACGGCAACCGCTTCGAAAGCAGCGTTCTTTAATGCAATTGTTAACGAAAGGGCTTTAGAATTTACTGGCGAGATGCTCAGAAAGGGCGACTTGATTCGTTGGAACCTTTTGGGTACAAAAATAGCCGAGGCGAAAATTAAATTACAGCAGCTCGAAAACAGACAAGGTAAATACGCAAATCTTCCAGCCAAAATTTATTATAAAACGGCTGCAAACGGGGAAACCGTCGACATTTACGGGTTGAATTTCGGAGATACCGATGCGCAGGGTGTGGCGCTGGGTTACACCTCGAGTAAAACGTGGACAATGGTTTCGACGGGTGATGCATCAACCTTTTGGGATGCACTTGCCGTAAAAGATCCGAATGCACAACAAGTTTGGCCAATATGGCAGGTGTTTTTAGATTCTTCTAACGGATTGTTAAATAATAAAAATTTGAACTTATAA
- a CDS encoding DUF5123 domain-containing protein, whose product MNKNRLYSYIFFLVTLISFSGCKDNNLEEITNLEVDRAFSPTGLTATVVNKTGVRLTWKAVNNAKTYTVEVFTTTDFSGTAVKTVKDIAFTQVPYTVTGLAGDTQYYIRVKASGEGVDDSKYVSVAIKTEPEQIFQDITADKLGSRTVTLNFPAGENATTITLNPGNITRAVTPAEITAGAITLTGLTPKTTYTATLLLNGTVRGTKTFTTPAELPTGADVVIVAATDDLAAMIQAATKSTRFVILEGSKYNADLAFTLPAGIDISIIGEVAAVKPIVSFTQIILPVTGGKLHFENVDVNAYALGNETTTRRQYVINQSTASTFDEVSFENCNIRNFVNTPMRMQGSAAITLNKFIVNNCIIDNISIADAGPGGGNYAFINSNVATGKINNITLTNNTFSNIGYGLILHNQAPSQTVTIENNTFYNVVGDARYFIDYNAQTISGGFSFKNNIVAKTLSPAATARGMRTATAPTVANNYQTSDVVFTANPIPGITAYAGASTALFTAPATKNFKIKDDGFAGKSTAGDPRWRL is encoded by the coding sequence ATGAACAAGAATAGATTGTACAGTTACATTTTCTTTCTGGTAACCCTGATTAGTTTCTCGGGATGTAAGGACAATAATTTGGAGGAGATTACCAACCTTGAAGTGGACCGGGCTTTTTCTCCAACAGGGCTTACTGCAACGGTAGTTAACAAAACTGGGGTAAGGTTGACATGGAAAGCGGTTAATAATGCCAAAACATACACCGTAGAGGTTTTTACAACGACAGATTTTTCGGGCACAGCCGTGAAAACCGTTAAAGACATCGCTTTTACGCAAGTGCCATACACAGTTACGGGGCTGGCAGGCGATACGCAGTATTATATCAGAGTTAAAGCATCGGGCGAGGGCGTTGATGATTCAAAATATGTTAGTGTGGCGATAAAAACTGAGCCTGAGCAAATTTTTCAGGATATTACCGCTGATAAACTCGGCTCGAGAACGGTAACCTTAAATTTCCCCGCTGGCGAAAATGCAACAACCATTACGCTAAATCCGGGCAATATAACCAGAGCCGTTACACCAGCCGAAATTACCGCCGGAGCGATAACACTAACGGGTTTAACACCAAAAACCACGTACACGGCAACCTTGCTCTTAAACGGAACGGTGAGGGGAACCAAAACTTTTACCACACCAGCAGAGTTGCCTACAGGCGCCGATGTTGTTATTGTAGCAGCAACCGACGATTTGGCTGCAATGATACAAGCAGCTACAAAGAGCACGAGGTTTGTAATTTTGGAAGGATCGAAATACAATGCCGATCTGGCTTTCACCTTACCGGCGGGCATCGATATTAGCATTATTGGTGAGGTTGCTGCGGTAAAACCGATTGTTTCCTTTACACAAATTATTTTGCCTGTTACTGGCGGTAAGCTGCATTTCGAAAATGTCGACGTTAATGCGTATGCATTGGGCAATGAAACTACAACCCGACGCCAATATGTAATTAACCAAAGTACAGCGTCTACCTTTGATGAGGTTTCTTTCGAAAACTGCAACATTCGCAACTTCGTTAACACGCCGATGCGCATGCAAGGGTCTGCAGCAATTACATTGAATAAATTCATTGTAAATAATTGCATAATCGATAACATCAGCATCGCCGATGCAGGCCCGGGCGGAGGAAACTATGCATTCATCAATTCGAACGTGGCTACGGGTAAAATCAATAATATCACATTAACCAACAACACGTTTTCGAATATTGGCTATGGTTTAATCTTGCACAATCAGGCCCCATCTCAAACCGTGACGATAGAAAATAACACTTTTTATAACGTGGTGGGCGATGCGAGGTATTTTATCGATTACAACGCACAAACCATATCGGGCGGGTTTTCATTTAAAAATAATATCGTAGCCAAAACACTATCACCAGCGGCAACAGCCAGAGGCATGAGAACTGCAACAGCGCCAACGGTAGCCAACAACTATCAAACCAGCGATGTGGTGTTTACGGCCAATCCTATTCCCGGTATTACCGCCTATGCCGGTGCAAGCACAGCTTTGTTCACGGCTCCGGCTACCAAAAACTTTAAAATAAAAGATGATGGCTTTGCGGGGAAATCCACCGCAGGCGATCCGAGGTGGAGATTGTAA
- a CDS encoding pectinesterase family protein — translation MKPSTYLKITFFIFAFIFSNARAQDPKYPAEITVSQDGGGNYKTIQEAINSVRDLGEKEVKILIKAGIYKEKIAIPSWKTKISLIGEDKTNTIITFDDYSGKPIPANKDAFGKDKFSTFTSYTLLVQANDVKLENLTISNTAGRVGQAVALHVEGDRFVALNCNLLGNQDTLYAATENSRQFYQNCFIEGTTDFIFGTATAVFQGCTIKSLSDSYITAASTSKNQKFGFVFLGCKIVADSSVSKVALGRPWRPYAKTVFINCDLGKHISPAGWNPWKGDLMFPDKEKTVFYAEYKNVGAGASPKTRLPWAKQLTAKEAGSYTIENIFGDGWKP, via the coding sequence ATGAAACCATCAACCTATCTTAAAATTACTTTCTTTATTTTTGCATTCATCTTTTCTAATGCCCGGGCGCAAGACCCAAAATATCCGGCAGAGATTACCGTGTCTCAAGACGGAGGGGGTAACTATAAAACCATTCAGGAAGCCATCAATTCCGTTCGCGATTTAGGCGAAAAAGAAGTGAAAATATTGATCAAGGCAGGCATTTATAAAGAAAAGATTGCCATTCCATCATGGAAAACCAAGATTAGCTTGATAGGTGAGGACAAAACAAATACAATTATTACATTCGATGATTATTCGGGAAAGCCAATCCCGGCCAACAAGGATGCCTTCGGGAAAGATAAATTTTCAACCTTTACGTCGTACACCTTACTGGTGCAGGCAAATGATGTTAAACTAGAGAATTTAACCATTTCGAACACGGCGGGCCGAGTGGGACAAGCGGTAGCACTGCATGTTGAAGGCGATCGTTTTGTAGCGCTAAATTGTAATCTTTTAGGCAACCAAGATACGCTTTACGCTGCCACGGAAAACAGCCGACAGTTTTATCAAAATTGTTTTATCGAAGGAACAACCGATTTTATCTTCGGTACTGCCACTGCAGTGTTTCAGGGTTGTACCATTAAAAGCTTGTCAGATTCTTACATTACGGCGGCGTCTACATCCAAAAATCAAAAATTTGGCTTCGTATTTTTAGGCTGTAAAATTGTAGCCGATTCTTCTGTGAGTAAAGTTGCACTGGGTCGACCATGGCGACCGTATGCAAAAACGGTGTTCATCAATTGCGATTTGGGAAAACATATTTCACCTGCAGGATGGAATCCGTGGAAAGGAGATTTGATGTTTCCTGATAAGGAAAAAACGGTTTTTTATGCAGAATATAAAAACGTTGGTGCAGGTGCATCTCCAAAAACAAGATTGCCTTGGGCGAAGCAGTTAACAGCCAAGGAAGCGGGGAGTTATACAATTGAAAATATATTTGGTGATGGCTGGAAGCCTTAA